Proteins encoded together in one Rhizobium leguminosarum bv. trifolii WSM1325 window:
- a CDS encoding conserved hypothetical protein (KEGG: rec:RHECIAT_PB0000068 hypothetical protein), producing MIDLNLSLQTKDVNVLTEAVRTWYRHNRVTPTERATELLCSAAVDLFSQGHRTPEELVTLLIMKFDSPLSLKINAATSTAHH from the coding sequence ATGATCGATCTCAATCTCTCGCTCCAGACGAAAGACGTGAACGTGCTTACGGAGGCGGTTCGAACCTGGTACCGGCATAACCGCGTCACGCCGACGGAACGAGCAACGGAATTGCTCTGCAGCGCGGCTGTCGATCTCTTTAGCCAAGGGCACAGGACGCCGGAGGAACTGGTCACGCTGCTGATCATGAAGTTTGACAGCCCTCTTTCGCTGAAGATCAACGCGGCGACGTCCACTGCTCATCACTAG